A single window of Streptomyces aquilus DNA harbors:
- a CDS encoding DUF4032 domain-containing protein, whose amino-acid sequence MALQISATNPEHPVLLLELPWDVPLEEWPEEVLVPLPRGISRHVVRYARAGDEVIAVKELAERPALNEYDMLRDLDRLAIPSVDPLAVVTGRTDADGNPLESVLVTRHLGGSMPYRSMFETTMRPATMHRLMDALAVLLVRLHLAGFAWGDCSLSNTLFRRDAGAYAAYLVDAETGELHPQLSNGQREYDLDLARVNISGELLDLEASGALHPSVDAIAFGMEICERYRSLWDELTRTSVYPAGKYHYIERRIRRLNDLGFDVAEMQIEHANNGDTVTFVPKVVDAGHHQRQLLRLTGLDTEENQARRLLNDLESWMATQDDYAPGDPLGARPEVLAHRWVRDVFRPTVRAVPVELRGSMDPAEIYHELLEHRWYLSERAQHDIGLDTVVADYIENILPKARETLIPTEPVAE is encoded by the coding sequence ATGGCACTGCAGATCAGCGCGACGAACCCGGAGCATCCCGTGCTCCTGCTGGAGCTGCCGTGGGACGTGCCCCTGGAGGAGTGGCCGGAAGAGGTCCTGGTCCCGCTGCCGCGCGGCATATCCCGGCACGTGGTGCGCTACGCCCGGGCCGGCGACGAGGTCATCGCCGTCAAGGAACTCGCCGAGCGGCCGGCCCTCAACGAGTACGACATGCTCCGCGACCTCGACCGGCTCGCCATCCCGTCCGTCGACCCGCTCGCCGTGGTCACGGGCCGCACCGACGCCGACGGCAACCCGCTGGAGTCCGTCCTGGTCACCCGTCATCTGGGCGGCTCGATGCCGTACCGGTCGATGTTCGAGACGACGATGCGGCCCGCGACCATGCACCGCCTCATGGACGCCCTGGCCGTCCTCCTCGTCCGCCTGCACCTGGCCGGGTTCGCGTGGGGCGACTGCTCCCTGTCCAACACGCTCTTCCGCCGGGACGCGGGCGCCTACGCCGCCTATCTCGTCGACGCCGAGACCGGCGAGCTGCACCCCCAGCTCAGCAACGGACAGCGCGAGTACGACCTCGACCTGGCCCGTGTGAACATCAGCGGCGAGCTCCTCGACCTGGAGGCCTCGGGGGCGCTGCACCCCTCCGTCGACGCGATCGCGTTCGGCATGGAGATCTGCGAGCGCTACCGCAGCCTGTGGGACGAGCTGACCCGCACCTCGGTGTACCCGGCGGGCAAGTACCACTACATCGAGCGCCGCATCCGCCGCCTCAACGACCTCGGTTTCGACGTGGCCGAGATGCAGATCGAGCACGCGAACAACGGCGACACGGTCACCTTCGTGCCCAAGGTCGTCGACGCCGGTCACCACCAGCGCCAGCTGCTGCGGCTGACGGGCCTGGACACCGAGGAGAACCAGGCCCGGCGGCTGCTCAACGACCTGGAGAGCTGGATGGCCACCCAGGACGACTACGCCCCCGGCGACCCGCTCGGCGCCCGCCCCGAGGTCCTCGCGCACCGCTGGGTGCGGGACGTGTTCCGGCCGACCGTGCGCGCCGTGCCGGTGGAGCTGCGCGGTTCGATGGACCCGGCCGAGATCTACCACGAGCTGCTGGAGCACCGCTGGTACCTGTCCGAGCGGGCACAGCACGACATCGGTCTGGACACGGTGGTCGCGGACTACATCGAGAACATCCTCCCCAAGGCCCGCGAGACACTGATCCCGACCGAGCCCGTGGCGGAGTGA